AATGGCTGGAGCAACTTCCAGGAGCAGCTGGAGGTACATGGTGGCCATCTGCAACCACTTGGGCTGGCACTGGAAGTGGACAAGCAGAAAATAGACCGGGATGCCACTGAGCAGGAACAGGAAGATGTATAGGAACTCAATCTGGGGGTGGTCGATGATGGGTGCCAGCACCAGGTAGAGAGAAGCAAGGAGCATGATGACAGGGATGACGGTGGGGACCTGCCAAGGACACAGAGACCTGAATGATGGAGAGGTACTGGACATGGTGTATGGCACCTGggctctgtccctcctgcctgcctgcctgttgTTTCCACCTGCCACCAGTTCCCTTCTTCCAGTCCCTGCCATCATAGCTTGGCTAGCCAGAAAAGCCACCTGCCAGCTTACAGGGGGCCATCCAAGGAGCAGGAGCTTTGGGACCCAGCTTGACCTCCTCTCTGAGAGGAGATTCTTGTGAATCCTACTGTGTGTGAGCATCCTCTCGGCATGTGTCTCCTGCTATTCTCCctcagggtcctccagagaagTGAATCCCCAATAAGCAGAATCGATGCCTTGTGATCCAGCTGTCCCTCACCCGCCAGGAAATACAGAAATTTTCTAGCAAATATGACAGTGGCCACCTCTTACATTCTTTCTCTAGGCCCCATAGGAGGCTGTGATCCAATAATCTGCTTCATGCAACAGCCTAGGGTTGAAAAAAGCCCAATGTTTATTCCAAAGTCTACCTTGTAAGGTCGAGGAAGGTTCTTCTTCTTCATCCGCAAGTACAAGAGACAGCTAATGGTAGTTCCATAGGTGATCCAGCCAAGAAAGCTGAAAGGCAAACAGAAGCTGCTCACTACTGGGCCCTGCCCGGGGTGGGCCTAGCAGATGCAAACGTGGGGCAGAAGTACAAGCCCATCAGGGGCCTTTCAGCCACCTGCAGGTGCCCTTGTCCATGCAGACTAAGGAAAGAAGATGGCAAGGCTGGAGTTCCAAGGACAAGAATGCCCTGGAGGGTATTCCTGCCTCCTTCATCTTCAGTCACAAAGTGACACGTACACAAGCCCAGACACCCACTTAGCTTCAGATCAGGCCTTCTTTGTCCCTGGCTGAACAGAAGAGGACAGTTTTCAAAGGAAGGGAGGAGCATCTGCTTGTCCAGAAAAAAGAGTGATGGAATCTCAAGAAAGTCTGTGCTCTCCTCAAGGACCAGCGCATTCACAGCAGGTCCTCCTACCTTAGAGTTGGTGATAGGGTAGGCTGTTGAGCACCCAGACAAtcccctggcctctgccttctCCAGGGTAGGTAGTGGAGTGACTGATGTAGGTCTGATGAAAGCTTCATCGACCTTGGAGTCAGGGTCCAGACCAGGCCATCTCTTGAGGTGGTCAAGACCGGGAGACTTTGTGTTCTTATGGGGATGGATCATCCCAACATTCTCACTCATTCTCAGTCACATTCCCCAATCTCAGCCTAAAGAAACCCTGGGCTCATCGTGGGTTTGATTTTATTCTCACCATGTAATGATTTTATCCTTTCTCATGGGAAAAAGACAACAAGAAAAACCAGGTCTATTACTTAATGTTCTGAAGAAAGTCACATCAGGCACCACGTATCCTGTTCCAGAAGATTAGTTTTACTTATGACAACAAGGAAGAGAGCACACGATGCGTGAACAATTACTCTGAGAACTCCCTCTGCACCCCGACACTCGCTTGCCTGTTAGTATGAGGACATGCCCGCTGAACCTGCTTCAGATGAGGTCATAAAATTATGGCTGGATGGCACAATAGCCTATCATTTCTACCCCAGGGAAGGTAATAAAGGGGATCAGAACATCTCCCCACTTCAAGGCAATCACTGATTATACCTTCCCAACTTGCTTGTGGGTCTGCCTTGAGTTTGCTAGAGATATGCTGGGTCAGGGTCCTGAGCACAGATCACACTACAAAGGGAAGATCACAGCACAGCCGAGGGCTACAAGTAGTAGTGAGTAAAGCCCAAAGATAGCTTTAACACGACCCCAGCGACAGAATAATGGAACAAGGTGGAATAAAACATGACAAAGATAACACAAGCCTTTTACTTGTCTGCCTCTTGGTCAAACATTTGTCTCATTGAATTTTTGGAAACAGGGCAAGAGAGGAGGGAGCTAcatttaattttggaaatataaCTGGGAGGGAATGGCtgaaatgtgtgtgcatgtgctggAACCCTGAGCTCAGGCTTCTAGAAGAGTGCAtgcacatatgcatgtatatatataggcatatatGTCATAATTACATGTAGGGGCTTCCAGAAGTGTGCACGCGCGTgtttacatacatacatgattGTGCATGAATGTGCACACAGAAGGGACTTCTATATACATGTATGAGTGTATGTGAGTATGCACACAAAGGGGCCCTGAGATACCCACCATGGGAGGACAGTCTCACTTGCCTCAAGAAGTTCACGATGGTGCTGAAGTTTCCTGGGATGACCAGGACCAGAGCCACTGCGGCGGTAAACATCAGTGCCGGAGTTGGTGTGAGGCGATGCACATGAACCATAGACAGAAGTTGGGGCTGGGAGCAAAGCCGGGTGTCAGGCAGCCCCCCAAGGCAGCCACAGCAGGTATCGGCTCTGGAAAGCTCCcagtcctcctcccccaccaaacTCTCTCTGGACACCAGCAGGCCCAACCTCATGGTCCCCAGTCTACACAGCTTCCTGATGTAGGCCCCACTTGGAGTGACACCAGGCCCGGGGTGCAGTGTGGGGGGCTTGTCTCTCCAAGGCAGCCAAGACCCAAATAGCTTAGGATGTGGGCTGGAGTGTAGAGAGCTGAAGCAGGGGCCTGGCCAGGTGGTTCATCTTCTTATTGGTCATCCCCAAGACAGGAAGAGGGACCAAGGGTGGGAAGACAGAAgagtagggaggagaggggaggacagTTAGGGACGGAGCATGGAGTGGGATTGCGGGTTATTGTGGTAGATTGTATTATTACTCAGCAAATAGGCTCCATCTCCCACCTCTGTAGGGGAAAGATGTTCTAACTCCTCATCCATTGATGCTGGGCTTGGCCAATGAAAGGTGAGCAGGAGTAACACAGCAGAGGCTCAAAATACGCTTTGGCTTGGTCTCTTGAACCCCTGCCACCTGCTCCAGGCAAAAATATGCTTTGGCCTGGGTCCCTGGGACAAGAACAGCCTCACAGTGCCAAACGAGAAAATCTGAACAACAACCCCAGCCTGGAGCAGAGCCACAGTGGCCCCAGGGACTGATGAGCACCATGAAATGTTTGCTGTCGTAAGCCCCTGAGATCTGGGCGTTATCTTTTATTGAGCATCATTGCTGCAAAAGCTACAAGAGGGACAGAGTCCCTGGGGGAATGGCCTGAGTGTACACATTGACTCTGCTCCTGTGGCTCTGCCCTGCTGGCCCCACCCCCCTGGAGTGCACCAACATCTTCGTCACCTACAGGCTCCACAGTGTGACCCAGTATGGTGATCTCCCAAAACCTGAAGTCAAAAGACTGGAATTGAGATCGAAGATGCGTGGGATGCTTTAATCCCATTCTTAGAGAGAAGAGGGCTATGTCCTGTAGGGGAAGtcctgggggcgggagggggggggagcGGTGCGGGCTAAAGAACTAAGCTCAGGCAGGAGAAAGCTTAGCCTTTGCAGCCCTTCCAATGCCCTCCTGCAGCCCCACCACCTTGCCCGGCCCGGACCCCATCTCTCACCATGTGGCCTTCTCTTGCAGCCACATAGCACACACGGCTTCCACCGAAGAATGTCCCATTGGTAGAGCCAAGTGTCGAGAGGGTGACAGCCAAGGGTACCAGCCAGGCCCAGTCCCCCAGCACCTGGTTCCTAGGACAGTAGAGGAATCAAGGGAAGAAACTCCAGCAGCAAACTGGAAGGCAACCACAAGGAAACAGAGCAAGCAAAACCACTAGTGGCACGTTGAAATCCACACAGGGCACTGTCCTTCCCCAACCTGGATTGTCTGCCCGGGGCCAGGGAACGCGTCACTTGACTCACTCACCCCCAGCTCACGGCCATAGCATCAGAGGAAAGGAGTTCATTGGGTGACAACACTAGCAGGTAACTGATGTTGACCAGGAGGTACAGGCTGGTGACCAGAGGGATGGCGATCATCAGCGCCCACACCAGGTTTTGCTGCAGAGAGCCGGGAGAAAGGCCACATGTTAGCAGATGAGTTCCTTCTCAGGCCCCCAGAACGAGCTGGTCAGTGCAGTGCTGAGCTCATCCTGGCTACAGGGAacatgccaggccctggggaccacTCGGGCTGTGTGCTCACAGTCCCATGCCATGGACTCACAAACAGCGGGTGTGCTAGTAGGCCATGAGGGACACTAGGCAGTCACAGCAGTGCAGGGACCCAGGAGCTGTGCTCAAAACTTCCAGAATCAGTA
This is a stretch of genomic DNA from Canis lupus baileyi chromosome 12, mCanLup2.hap1, whole genome shotgun sequence. It encodes these proteins:
- the LOC140601676 gene encoding b(0,+)-type amino acid transporter 1-like isoform X2, whose translation is MERSQERDGGEGVAGREPDGAGLRLRREIGLWSAVSLIAGCMIGSGIFMSPQGVLVYVGSPGASLVVWAVCGLLAMMGALCYAELGALVPKSGGEYAYILQIFGSLPAFLVIYTFVLLVRPAAIAAVSLSFAEYAVAPFYPGCSSMPQAVLKAVAAICILLLTLVNCWSSRLATMLMNQAGRIGMAFYQGLWSFDGWNNVNYVLEELKNPKQNLVWALMIAIPLVTSLYLLVNISYLLVLSPNELLSSDAMAVSWGNQVLGDWAWLVPLAVTLSTLGSTNGTFFGGSRVCYVAAREGHMPQLLSMVHVHRLTPTPALMFTAAVALVLVIPGNFSTIVNFLSFLGWITYGTTISCLLYLRMKKKNLPRPYKVPTVIPVIMLLASLYLVLAPIIDHPQIEFLYIFLFLLSGIPVYFLLVHFQCQPKWLQMATMYLQLLLEVAPAIKNVD
- the LOC140601676 gene encoding b(0,+)-type amino acid transporter 1-like isoform X3 produces the protein MERSQERDGGEGVAGREPDGAGLRLRREIGLWSAVSLIAGCMIGSGIFMSPQGVLVYVGSPGASLVVWAVCGLLAMMGALCYAELGALVPKSGGEYAYILQIFGSLPAFLVIYTFVLLVRPAAIAAVSLSFAEYAVAPFYPGCSSMPQAVLKAVAAICILLLTLVNCWSSRLATMLMNAGRIGMAFYQGLWSFDGWNNVNYVLEELKNPKQNLVWALMIAIPLVTSLYLLVNISYLLVLSPNELLSSDAMAVSWGNQVLGDWAWLVPLAVTLSTLGSTNGTFFGGSRVCYVAAREGHMPQLLSMVHVHRLTPTPALMFTAAVALVLVIPGNFSTIVNFLSFLGWITYGTTISCLLYLRMKKKNLPRPYKVPTVIPVIMLLASLYLVLAPIIDHPQIEFLYIFLFLLSGIPVYFLLVHFQCQPKWLQMATMYLQLLLEVAPAIKNVD